In Phaseolus vulgaris cultivar G19833 chromosome 10, P. vulgaris v2.0, whole genome shotgun sequence, a single genomic region encodes these proteins:
- the LOC137819387 gene encoding uncharacterized protein yields the protein MVDGGEFAGTICSICYEPLDPITEDLQSVSICGHVFHELCLQQWFEYCSKGKKHTCPICKQSCRASDACRLYFQSVGDASDGGKLLRSFESEENVGVLRREVKRLEVKVSGLTSELERQTKELEGVKEELCICKEEAKTETALKIEALNQKTFIQFQLHKKLEELEKSTLESFRLKEKNMALAKELAALKLVSDLDIDEEEVLKLATFGNGANSKDTIDTLKRSLVMRNRSYKELMAKCNVLGRGEARYSKKLEKAKEKITKLKAKVQELETLAEAKENEYQMSLKLSKRTKSSKNFEKKYTDSDATASKFPVEKPGKQISAPKSGINLAANDNCKSFQSLKIENSNATTNKAVNISNETPDKKRDYITIDEDELEATKALQGCSKHNNKERDMNDIACSKPSLAKLETMSATKTETLLQGKCTLAESPRVDVDIDMTNNSAGPMDEDVTLQATINQPVVNIRKESPFTLSNSGPDNIWFSGGLLGPDGTHRFLGKWCKRGQNSESSSSAKRSSNGDLIAVGADGRGGRIKVLRTPTQILSGGKENSASSKRSKLGAKTSSLHSQGCLQIEHFFGRVTQ from the exons ATGGTGGACGGCGGCGAATTCGCCGGCACCATTTGCTCGATCTGTTACGAGCCTCTCGACCCCATTACCGAGGACCTCCAATCGGTCTCCATCTGCGGCCACGTCTTTCACGAACTTTG TCTGCAGCAATGGTTCGAATACTGTTCGAAAGGGAAGAAACACACTTGCCCCATTTGCAAGCAGAGTTGCAGGGCCAGCGATGCGTGCAGGCTTTATTTTCAGTCAGTGGGGGACGCGAGCGATGGAGGGAAGCTTCTGAGGAGCTTTGAATCTGAGGAAAATGTTGGGGTTTTGCGTAGGGAAGTTAAGAGATTGGAGGTGAAGGTTTCGGGTCTCACTTCTGAGCTGGAACGGCAAACAAAGGAATTGGAAGGAGTTAAGGAGGag ctttgtaTTTGCAAGGAGGAGGCAAAGACAGAAACAGCATTAAAGATTGAGGCTCTAAATCAAAAAACGTTCATACAATTCCAGTTACATAAAAAATTAGAG GAACTTGAGAAGTCAACTTTGGAGTCTTTtagattaaaagaaaaaaacatggCTTTGGCTAAAGAACTTGCCGCATTAAAATT AGTGTCTGATCTGGACATCGATGAAGAGGAGGTTTTGAAGCTTGCCACTTTCGGTAATGGGGCCAACAGTAAAGACACTATAGATACATTGAAAAGATCTCTGGTCATGCGGAACAG GAGTTACAAAGAATTGATGGCCAAGTGCAATGTTCTTGGAAGAGGTGAGGCTCGTTATAGCAAAAAGCTTGAGAAAGCTAAAGAAAAGATCACGAAACTGAAG GCAAAGGTACAAGAACTCGAGACATTAGCTGAAgcaaaagaaaatgaatatcAGATGTCGCTGAAACTTTCAAAAAGAACGAAGAGTtcaaagaattttgaaaaaaagtaCACAGATTCTGATGCGACAGCTTCCAAATTTCCAGTAGAAAAACCAGGCAAACAAATCTCGGCACCCAAATCTGGAATAAACCTGGCTGCAAACGACAACTGTAAATCTTTTCAATCTTTGAAGATCGAGAACTCCAATGCTACTACAAATAAGGCTGTGAATATTAGTAATGAAACTCCTGATAAAAAGAGAGACTATATCACAATTGATGAAGATGAATTAGAAGCCACTAAAGCTTTGCAAGGATGTtcaaaacacaacaacaaagaaCGAGACATGAATGACATTGCTTGTAGCAAGCCTTCTCTAGCGAAGCTAGAGACCATGTCTGCCACAAAGACCGAAACATTATTGCAAGGAAAATGTACTCTGGCTGAGTCTCCCAGAGTTGATGTTGACATTGACATGACTAACAATTCAGCTGGTCCTATGGATGAAGATGTAACTTTACAAGCCACCATTAACCAACCTGTGGTGAACATTAGAAAGGAGTCACCATTTACGCTTTCAAATTCAG GTCCAGATAATATCTGGTTTTCTGGTGGATTGCTTGGTCCTGATGGAACTCATCGGTTTTTGGGAAAATGGTGCAAGCGTGGACAGAACAGTGAATCATCATCATCTGCAAAAAGATCAAGTAATGGGGATTTAATAGCTGTCGGGGCTGATGGTAGAGGTGGCAGAATAAAAGTTCTAAGAACTCCTACCCAAATCCTCTCG GGTGGAAAGGAAAATTCAGCAAGTTCAAAAAGGTCAAAGCTTGGAGCTAAAACAAGTAGTTTGCATTCCCAGGGGTGTCTGCAGATAGAACACTTTTTTGGGAGAGTCACTCAGTAA